The sequence ttaatatgtatacgTATCatgatttaaatattaataagtaTACCGTAATTTATTTGAAACTATCTGAATACATGTTGCTTATCCATTAACTACTGTTGTACTTTACATTGTATTGACTTTTAACCAGTAATTAGATAATTTTCATTCTTACATCACTTTTATAAAAAGCAAAAGAagtttaagtaaaataaaaaaatattgtgaaaGTGAGGTATAAGAGGAGCTGTATTCAAATTTGAGACTGTTATCTAATTTTGGTAGCTTCACCGTATTTAATCATATGCTTTCCTTTAAAGCAAGAGACTAACCCatgtattattattgccatttattctgcagcactttacaatattgtggaaggggggaatttaacaataagtgagacaattacaaaatgttaaagaacaataggttgatgaggaccctgctcaaaagagcttacaatcttgtGCATGTACTCACATGTGGCAGTTCTGGCTAGATTCACTCAGTTCTAACTCACAAAAGGTCATTCAATGACATTGTCCTGAGGATCACATGATTGACTCATTGTTACAGCTATACCTAAAAAACATCATGGGCCATAAAAATGAAGCACAGAAAAATAGCTTCTTCTCGTATGTGACCAGCCCTTTCTCTTTGTTGTAAAAACTCTAAACATTATACAATTTACAATTACAACACAGGATAATTAGGGTTGTTGTAAAAAGGGGTCTAGAGGTCTAGAGTAGCCACACAAATGATCTAGAAATTCATGTAACTGAGCAAAATTTTCTCCTTTGTCTAATTTGTCCAATGTATATAATGAGCACTTGTTGCTCGCTGTTTGTTGTATCTCGGGAGCAATCATCATTACAAGTTGCCTGTTCTATGCAAGTAAAGGTAAGGAAATATGAGATGTGATTTCCTGATAATAATTTGACATTTAAATCAATTTACATTTGGCAACTCTTTGTTTAATTATAAACATTCAGAGCTGATTTAAAGTGtgaccttaattaaaaaaaagaaatctataattttataatataaagGTAATAGATTTTAAAAACACAATGAATTGTATAAGCACTTGAGATTTGTAGAACTTGAATCTTGACATTAATTATTTTAATgaacataaatgtaaaatatttatttttctgtaattTTGTGTCATACAGTAACAGCAGATTTCTAAGGCACTATAGTTTAGAACACTCTAATTACTTAAAATAGACTTATACATCATGTAAAATATGTGAATGATCTaatcattgtatattttttacttgcagtatttttcatatatttgtgATACATGCTTATTAAACTAAGAACTACTTATAGTTGGAAAGTATATAATAGTTTAGGACAGGGATAAATAATGACGAGCATTTAGAAGCTTTGTAAGCGTGGTGCAGAAGATATATTATAGAGTTACTCAACaagaaaatagttttttaatAATGCCGCCTTTGGACGCCAGCTGCTGTAATGCTGTGCCTGCTGGtcaatatgcacaaaattgacattagccaacccATAACTTTTGTTCTGAGATAGCTATTGATGCCCCAATGGCACTGCTGGAGGAGGAGTTACACTGCTGGCAGcaaaagtagtcatggtgcttggagtaacagtttaaagtgttactccaagcatTATAGCAACTACAACCTGCTCTGGTGGTTATGATATGATGGATACCCCAGCCCTGTTTTCCAGTCATAGGATAAACTGTTatgcaatggtttgccctcttacctggttcATTGGGCGACATGAATTCTTCCTGCTATATTGACATGTACCCAATTTCTGCAgtgctgactgctctcagccaatgaatgcaattATATGCATAGAAATATGCTCAAAACTGCttttagccagcccagaacaccTGTTTGGGGATAGCTGATGACACCCCAATAATGCTGCAGGAATTGGAGTTACATCTCCAAAAACCAGCATTTTCATAAAGCACTGGTTTTTGTTATAGCAATTCTTTGTGAGGTGGTCTACATCCttcaaaccttaaaaaaaaaaatagcataaaacTTACCTCCCTTCCATTGCTGAGTCCAAGTTCTCCCTGTTGCCCGATCCCCTTTGCCTGACATCACTCTTCTCGCTGAAGGGGGAGGTCAGGGAGGACAAACTGAGGGGAGGACAAGGATACCATGTAGGGGAGGCGTGCTGCCATTGGCTGCCAGACAACAGCATGCTGTATGTGCTGGAGCTAGATGCTAATTTTGCCAGATTCGACACTAGGCAGCCCAGAACTTAGCTAAGGGGTTAACCTCTGTATGTGCAATGGTAAATAGCGAAACACTGCATACATAGACTCCATGAACCATGACCCTTTTCagtcactaaagtggtcatggtggttggagtgaccCTACGAACTCTATGTGTAGAGTTTGAAAGATACAGTGCTGCACCTGCAGATTCATTTCTTGGCCCTCTTCAGGGACGAGAGGGATATCATTGCTagtgcaaaaaaaattatttatgggGTCGGGGCCTGTGGCTGAGGCGGATGGCGGTCTGTGTTTGCCGCGTGTGTATGCATCTAGGGCTTACCTGGTGTGTTCCCAAGGTTTAAGAGGGTCACAAGGCTCACTAGGTTTAGGAGGAAATGGCAAGCAGAAAGACTTGAGCGAACCTGGGGGAACCCCGCCAACCCTGGCTACCGCTCTGATAACACATCAATAGCAGCACAGACATCAACAGCTACTAAATCTTACTGGCAGAAATATGCAGCTGAAACAGTGGATTATGGACACCAGGCAAGGTTATGATGTATGCCACCTCAACACTGAGTCCCTCTATATTGGAAATCGCGGTTGAAGGAGGGAGTGCAGATCTCCGTTTATTAGTAGCACAGTTACCTTCTAAGGCTGACATTGCTGAAGCTGTATAAGCTTAAACAAAGTGTTGGAGAAAAGTTCAATTATTGTGAACAGAAGTACAACGAATAGGTGCTAGAGTGGCAGCTTTGGAGGAGGAAGGAGAAGCTTCAGCTGAACAGAGAGTAGCTATACAAGATCAAATTCAAACACACATAAAGAAAAATAGATGACTTAGACAGCAGGAGTAGGAGAAACAATCTCCGAGTGCGAGGTTTGCCTGAACAGGATCATGGGGATAAGGAAAACATCACCCAACACTTAATAAATTATTCAATCAGATATTGAATAGCggtgaataaaaaataattacatttgatGGTGCTCATAAAGCACTCCAACCAAGAACACTCCCTCAGAATAAACTAAGGGATGTAATATGTAAAATTCATGATTTTGCCCTGAAAGAGGAGATTTTACATAAGGCTTGACAATTACAAGAGATATCTTTTGACAGCCACTCAGTGATTATTTATCAAGATTTATCACAAGCTACCTTATATGCAAGAAGAGCACTACACCCGGTCACAAACATTTTGAATGACCGCAACATCAGATTTAAATTGAACTTCCCTTTTGCTTTGACTGTGTCTTATCAAGGAAAATTATTGTCCATTTCATCTTCTGCAGACGTCCGGCAATTTCAAAATTCCTACAGAGGAAGTGGAAGATTGGTCCAGCCTTTCACTTGAACCATTAAAGCAAATATGGCAGAAACCAAAATGGCTAACAAATGTAGAAGGCAACCCTCCTCGAATAAAGACACCTCACTTACACCCAGTGACAAAACCTCTTAATGCTACAAACCTAAGATGATTATAATTTATGGCTATTTAATATGTACTTGAGCTGATTATAATAACTGAGTTGCTTGGCATACTATGTTAAATACTGTTGATGATGTACTTTATTTTAATGCCTTAAATATCAAGCTATTTTAGGGATTAAGATATTCTTTTTTCTTCGCTTAAATTTTATTATAAATTGTATATATTCTTAATTTCAAGTACCACTTATAATATTGATATCAAGTTCCACTTATAATATTAATATCATTATATATGCCCTGGTAATCCAGAAGCTGCATTTCCGTCTTTGTTTTCCCCAAGAGAGATGCATATTTCCACTTGTGGTCACAATAGGTGTGATCAAAGGTACAGCACTATCTCTTGCTACATAACACGTATAATAATATGGCTTAGTGTAAATAGATACATCATTTTGTCTATTTCTTTTTtccttacatttttttatttattttaatttttttttatttatgttgactttttttttccattttatagtcTTGGAGGCAATTAAGTACAGACAGATGTGGAAAGATACAATTTGTAAAATATGTGGAGAGATATTTAAACTTGGCTACAATTTAGATGATCAAGCTTAACTCTTTGAATGTTAGGGGAATTAACAGCTCTGAAAAACGTACAATACTAGTACATGAACTTGGAAGAAGTCTTgcagatgttatttttttttttcaagaaacacTTGATAAGGAAGGCCTTACCCCTAAATTGTGCTCCAAGAAGATTGCATtagcatattacagtaattatCAAAAAAGTAAATCACGAGGAGTAGCTATATTACGGTATTTTCCTCTAGGATTGCTTTCACAGTAATAGATGTTAGAACCAACATACAAGGGAGGTATGTTTTTTttcgggggggatgggggggaatttGGAATACGTTATTTACATTTGCAAATCTCTATGCCCCTAATATTAATCACATTTCCTTTAATcaaacctgtttaaaaaaaaatttgattccTTTGCTCGGGGTATAGGGGTGGTTAGGTGGAGGGATTGGAATATAATACTTGACAGAGGAGTTGATATTACTTTGTTGGGGAGAGACTCATTGGGATACCAACAACAAATATTCCAAAAGATATTACATACATATCAGCTAGTTGATTGTTGGAGTACACTACATCCAACTGATAGAGATTATTCATTTTACTCACACACTGCTGATTGCTATACTAGATTGGACATGTTTTTTTAAGCTCACAGATACTTAAACTTACTTAAGAATGACATGGGATATGGAATACATACACTGGTCCACTTGGGGTAATAGGGAGAAATACTTGAAAACTTGGTTCCCTTGGGTTAAATACTGGGGGATATGATTGGTCTACATaaaagaatggggggggggggggggggagggggaggataattGAATTAAAACGGAAGGATGGGAAGagtaagggaaagaagtggaaaaggaaaaaaaagaataattaatgGTTTAGATGGTACAGTCTAGTATAATCCCATTTAGCACATATATAAAATGGGCTTGTAATCAGATAAATGTTTTCAGGTTAAGGAAATTAATTTTCCACATATGGAGttaacatttttttacttttattcttactgtaaaatatatttaattgtatGATAGTATTCAATACACCATAATTGGGATACACAGGTCTTTGTATATTATATTgctgatgtatttatttatattatgcattcatgtgtttattttttctttgtttctatcgATCTGTAAGATATGGTAAAACATATGTATTGGATATATATAGTATCTTGTTATTGATTATTGGTGATAAATATACCCTGATATGTAATgttgaaaatctgaataaaaatctaaattaaacaaaaaaatatttacgtGCTTAGAACATAAAATTTTGATACCTTTCTCCTAACTTCCTCTTTTTAGTTGATTTTTCATTTTGGaatttttctttctaaaatcaagtattttagataaaaatattaaattctaactattttcttaaaatgtattttaattacaGATGTCAATCATATTCTACGAAGAGGAAAACTTCCAGGGACTCAGCTATGAGTGTGGCAATGATTGTCCCAATCTAACGTCATACCTTAGTCGATGCAATTCCATACGTGTCCTTAACGGATGCTGGATGATATATCAACGTCTCAATTACATGGGatctcagtatttcataaagagagGAGAATACTCAAATTTCCACGAATGGATCGGTTTCAACGGTGTTATCAAATCCTGTTTATCAATTCCACAAGTAagcatcttttattattttactatgatTGTATAGTCTTAAGGGCAAAATAGTATGAATGATAGTTTATTTAACTGATAATGTGAAAATGTATTCTTCTTCCATGTAATTCACTCAGAAAAAGATGGATACCTTTAGTAGGATTCAAATTAATACATGGAATTCATTTCTACTGGATGATGAAAAACAACTGAGATTAGTTACAATTGTCAAGAACCACAATGTTTGTTAAAGGGGCATTCTCAAATGGCTCTCTTTGAAGAGCTATGTTACCTAGAGTGTCCCGGCGCCTTCCTATGATTTAAAGTGAAACTGTGTAGGAACCGTTcctgattttgttttaaattggggGATGATGCTGGGGCACTCTAAGCAATTTAAGGAACCATTTGCGTGTGTTCACCAGACATCAAAAGTAGTGACCAAAATTTTGGCAGAAAAATGTTGATCTGAAAAAAATCAGTCACATTTTGGTGATCTTTGCCTATAATTTCGCATTCAGTTTTCACTTTTCTACAATTTGATGTTTTTTAACTTgattgttttaaaaaacaaaaactttttttattttctttatttttgcagtgcattgcaGAACTGGCTCGATCACTGTACTTACAGACATTGAACGATCACTGTACTTACAGACATTGGCGAAATGCATgcacaatacaaacaaaaatagcaaaggcccaatatttcagtgaaaatttgaacaataacctatcaaacccaagaaacttctgggaaatcataaatagcatacaaacccccacaattCACTCCCAACCACTccctgtcaaaatggacaaccaaacactgcaacaccccctagatgtagcaaatgccttcaataattattttgttggatgtgctaccaccctggttgctaagatcaggccctgccaaatcttcaaaatcttcatttagagaaattcaatttgagacctgtgcctgttagtgtcgttaataaacatcgtaataatttaaaaatgaaccagtgtggaccagatcaaatcccagcaatgttgctgaagctcactATCCTTACCAA is a genomic window of Pelobates fuscus isolate aPelFus1 chromosome 8, aPelFus1.pri, whole genome shotgun sequence containing:
- the LOC134570818 gene encoding gamma-crystallin M2-like, which translates into the protein MYIMSTCCSLFVVSREQSSLQVACSMQVKMSIIFYEEENFQGLSYECGNDCPNLTSYLSRCNSIRVLNGCWMIYQRLNYMGSQYFIKRGEYSNFHEWIGFNGVIKSCLSIPQYKGSYRLRLYERNNFGGKMLEAMNDCPSVIECFKHNDIQSCYVFDGYWVFYELPYYRGRQYYLRPGEYRRFTDWDAMNARVGSFKQITEFS